TGACGATTCTTTTCGTCACCAATGTTATGTAGAAACTGAGTCAACTCTTTCTCTATTCCAGTCCTCTCCATTATAAATAATCACTCACTCATTTTAATCAGAAGTCATAGACACACCGAATTGGTTTATGGTTAATTTCCTCACCTAACTCATGCATGAAAGGAATTGTTATACATTAAGAACAGCTTAAGTacttttgaataaatttgataCAAGAATCATATCAAAATCTTTTCAAATAAATGAATTATGAGAAATTTCTAAGAGCTAAGCGAAATGGGTCTTgtttctaaatttctaatatgATGTAGTCAATGCCATCCTTCACAAGTGGAAAAAAAAGTGGACAAAAATAATTACGATGGCTTTATATGGTGAGCTAGCCTAGCCAGATTAAAATATTAGCTTAGACCACGAGAGACTCAGTACTAGTAGTGGTCGGTCGCTAATTATATAATCCTCGTAGAAACCGTGGTCTCCCATCAGCTTCACATGTTATAAAACatagtataaaaaaaacaaatgttaaaaccatagattaaaaaagaaaagttaacatatatatactataaGAAATCGGTTTATAgcatattttataaactttttatgaaaaaaaaaaaaaagccgatcttttttttttattttttcaactttctatatttttcattgAAGTAATACtgaaactttcctaaaatgttatgttaataaatattctaaagACACTTATTAACCAgaccaattaaaaaaagaaaaaaagaaaaaaaaaagaccaactCGGAATTCTAGTAAGCACACAAGTTGCACTAGTTTCTGCGCGTGTGTGATggacaaatgaaaaaaattctaagggtCCGTCAAACCCATGCTTAATGcttaattattataaaagtaaatagtataattattcttaatttttggcGTGTGCAATCACGTATGTGTACCactttttccttctttaataataataagtgttttTAAATATTCCAAGTGATATggtctttcttttattttcatttgatatataaaatatgGCTTTCCAAATCCCATCTTATCTCTATATATAATCCCGTCTTATCCCTAAATTTAATCCAACGAAAcccatcttcttctttattctcTTCTGACTAATCCATTTCCAAACCCCcaagagctctctctctctctctctctctctctctctctctaacagaCTCAAACAAATACACAACACAGAGTCTTAATAAAGTTGAGTGAGGAATCAATGGATTTTCACGTGAGAGCTTGTGGGTCTGCAAAACTTGGTGTAGGTGAAGAGGATATGGACATTAGAAGAGGTCCATGGACAGCTGAAGAGGACACCTTGCTCATGAATCATATCACCCTCCATGGTGAAGGTCGCTGGAACTCTGTTGCTCGCTGTGCAGGTAttaattaaaacacaaaactcacaacaattttcctttttgcatcaagatatatatatatatgaacacaTATTCTTGGTTATGTTTTGAGTTTGATGAACTGTAAGGATATGACAATTACACAACAAAAATAGCTAGCTATCAGAAACTTTCGTTTTGGGGTAAAATAGCAAATTAAGTACAGTACTTTGTATTGAGTTTACACTTTTCACAATTAGAACACAACTAAAATTtccagttttaacttttaatcaCTGTATTTGTTTCTCCAAATCAATAATTCAGGTTTGAAACGAACTGGCAAAAGCTGCAGATTAAGATGGTTAAACTATTTGAGGCCTGATGTTAGACGTGGAAATATCACTCTGAAAGAGCAGCTATTGATTCTTGAGCTCCATTCTCAGTGGGGCAAtaggtacttttttttttttttttttttttttttttttttttttttttgtttctctttacattatcatattgtttggttttatgtatatgtatttaaTTTAGTTGGGTTATTGGTTTTTGAATCATTATAATGAATAGGTGGTCCAAGATAGCGCAATACCTGCCTGGTAGGACAGACAATGAGATCAAGAACTATTGGAGAACAAGGGTACAAAAGCAAGCTAAGCAACTCAAATGTGATGTCAATAGCAAACAATTTAGAGACGCCATGCGTTACGTATGGATTCCTCGCTTGATGGAGCGGATCCGGGCCACATCCGAATCCCACTCGGATCAACCCACCATGGAATATAGCACTACTACTGACTGTGGCGGGGTCACCCTCGACCCAGGTCAAGTCCATGCATCTGGGTCCGACCCAATTGACCCGTATTTCATGCCCGCTGTATCATCGGGTACTCCATCGGATTCATCCGAGGCTCAAATCTCAGACCTAACCGAATGTTACGATTTCTCGGGCAGTAATTACCCGAACGAATCGACAAATGGGTCGGGTTTTTGCCCACAGGGAGTGGATATCCAGCAAGCTTTTGAGCatgggtttggtggtggggacaCATTGGATAGTTTGTGGAATGAAGAGAATTTGTCGTTTTTGCAACAACAGCTTTGCGATGAGATctgaaaattaataatagaatTCCTTTACGTGACGCATTAAGGTATTCAAacaaaatatatgtatgtatgtatttgagGGACAAAAGTAGCATTAATGCTAACGTTGGTAATATGACAACTACTTTTATTTGTACCATTACCAACATATAtaccaaatcaaagaagaaaaagagcaCCGAAGAAGATACTAAAGCAATGTTATATAATTTAACAGTCTCGTGCTATTCCCTTTGTCTTTCAAGCAAAAAGGTCCATATCTTccacaaaatttataaattttgatagTGCTCCTCCCATTATCATTCGGGTTATTGGGTATTTGGCTTTTGCTTGCACGTAATTATTCACATCCTTTTCGTTTGATCTGATTGGAGAATAAACTCACTAATGGAGGAGTACTAAggatacatacacatacacacacacatatatatatatatatatgtattatggGATAATTAAGGACAAGATACATGCATCAAGTATaagtttaaacaatattacacaattcaatatatttttatatattttctatgctTGTAAATTTTCAAGgcaatcaaaaatcaataactatattatcaattaaatatttaaattaagtttaaatttttataatttaaaattatacatcaAAGATGGGCTATGGATCCGATTGACACGAATAAGAGGAGATAACTGTGATTGAATATCTTTTTGGCTCCGTACTGGCACGAGTATGGGGTAGAATATAATGGAAATTGTGAAAAGTAAATAATCCGTGTTGACGATAGTGTTAAACACTTGTTCCACATTGCTTTTTGTGTAAAGTTCTCTAGAAGCCTTTATgtataaacaatatatatagtTGATTTAGAGCTTTAAGAAAACCTTAAACGTGATGGGTAAAAAGGTACGCAGCTATATAATTTGTACGATATTAACGATTCAACGGGTTCCCTATTGGAGGCACTAACTGCCGAAATCCTTGAAAATACAATTTGAAAGTCTTAGGTAGTCACCTCAATTATAACAATTTAGGAtcatataaaattggttgtaattcAAATTCATGATGCGGCAAGTTAGACTGTTTTGATATAGATTGAAAAAAGATAGCTCCAAACAGTTTTGGAGTCACAAACATTTTCTCATTTGAAAATCTAAAGGTACCATTAGATTCATTTAATTTATACATAAAATCTtgcaaagatatatatatatatatattttttgatgaaaacaATCAAAATCTGCACTTTCATATCTTAATTGAAAActtgtttgttttcttaaacATTGTAGCTAGGGCTATCAATACTCAACCCAACCCGTGAACACAACACGAACTTGATATGGattttttcgggttagggtttggccttaatgggtttgagTCATAAATGGGTTGACCCAAAAGTGACACAATAAGAAATATGTCATAAACGGGTCAACCCACGTAACCCgtaatagacacgtttgacatgccaatttatttgtgtcaacctaaaaatgacccacttaacacaacctgtttaatttgaataacaaataaataattattttattttagatttgtcaaaataccttttatatccaacatatattttaaacttaaaaagaaaagtgagtaattacaaaagtTTACAAgaaatataattggaaattgaaactttacaaaccctaGAGCTCTAAACCCtaaaaaccctaaatctctaaactttcttatatatattttgagtttgAGAATTGGGTGTAGTACGGctgaaattttaaaagaaaaaaaaaaaatatttatatatatatatatatataaatatatatttttttcttttaaaatttcagCCGTACTACACCCAATTCTCAAACTCAAAATCTCAAATCggttattgctctctctctctctctctctctctctctcttgtgtttattttttctgcataatgttTTTGTTCTATAAACTTTGAACTCATGTGCTGTTATTAATATATGAGATATATTAATTGTTAATTAAGGCCATAGTTGTAGcttttgtcttttaatatatgagATATATTAATTGTTAATTAAGGCCATAGTTGTAGCTTTTGTCTTGtgccgtgtgtgtgtgtgtgtgtgtgtgtgtgtgtgtgtgtgtgtgtgtgtgtgtgtgtgtgtgtgtgtgtgtgtgtgtgtgtgacacCGTCTGCATATCTAGCAAGTGAGTTTATTGAGATAGTTTATAAACTAGATTTGATGGGTATTGCTTTTAAAGATTACAAGAATGTGGGAtaaagacttgaagtgtatacattacttttgggatgtaaaaaaaattatttctagatgaatgttatatttaatattatgcaggttgaaatgggttatGTTACATTCATGTCAACCCAACATAACTCGTTTATTAAGTATGTCAAATGGGTTaggtcaggtcaacccgccttattaacaggttaggttagggttgaaggatcatgacacgattattaaatgggtcaagttagggttgagccatttagttgAATACTcctacctcgacacgacacgaacccggcacgttaacccgaattgacacccctagttGTAGcttattttccatttaaatcttttcatttttaaaaattttagtcaaacGTGATGCAggtgatattttcaaaaaaaaaaaaaaagaagaataagaagaaatcCAATAGTTTTAATACCTTACGTAAAtcacatatatcaaaaacatGTTACGACTCTTATATCCAACTAACAATTGGAGTAAATTGAAGGATTTAAATGCGATGTATCTTTCTTTGAATTATAATTTGATTAGAGATCGAACCATGAAAATGtcataattaaataattaattaaaaataaaggtataaaatttgtaaatattataaaatttactaCAAAAATATATCTACAAATGTTTAAATAACTTTCAAATGTATTTCCACAACTTTTATAAGCCtactagaaaataataaaatataaaaaattattgtgtttatttatCCTTTAAGTAGACATAATTTTAATCTAATTCATGaccatttttaaaataaattcagaaaCAACATATTCACATGTAAAGGCACAACTCCTAAACCATAAataatttccataaaaatacaaattcaatAGTATTAATTCATTGAGAGAGATGCTAACCATTAGTAAAAtgcataataattaaatattaatattctcacattcaaataaatataatatttcttcATTAATGGACACAAGGAAAGTATAGGACTTCATGGTTGACATGTATGATAATAAATTAGAGGTATATTTGTGTTGGGAACTTACACGAATTCTTATATTTGTGAGAGGTGAGAAACATACTATAATATAACACACACAAAGGCAATCATACGACATAATGAATTAAATGGTTtggcaatttgcctacatccAGTGGGTTATAGtgatttcactatttttaggaaaattatacaaaatatgacAGTATAGTTTTCGTCTCTAAAACAATACATCAAAGCCTAATCAGAAAACCTCTCTCATTAAAAATTGTAATACTTTTATATCGAATTTGGTCATAATCTGGATCAAATACAAATTCGGCTCCACATAACCCAATAATTTGAATGTAAACAATTCAAAACTTGGCCAGTTTGACCGTTAGTTTTGATAGTTGTTTCACTCTAGTTGGCTCGaccatttgtttttttctttttctttttttatacaatatgATAATGAAAAGGGGTGGAATGTATTTGAACTCTAGATGTTTCCATTAATTAGAAACATCTAGAGTGCCAATCGAGCTATCTGGCTATTGGTTTTCGACCATCTATTCTGATTGTTCTCTCACATGGAATAAATTAATACAAACAACCGTCATCTAGAAACCAGCAAACAAAAAGTTAGGAGCTGTGCACTTCGTATGTAGTACgaattaagttgtaatttacaaaaaaggaaaaaaaaaaagaaaaaaaaaaagaaaaaaaaaatgtaaaatccGGGTGTGAAAACGGTACCAAATGGGGAGAAAAGAGATGGTAGAAGGCGGTGGGCGGATGAAGATATTGACATTTGACTCTTTCCACATTTTAATCTTTATATGTAATGTAACTGTGAGTAGTGAGTGGGAGATAAAGTTGAAATTCAAGATCAGAAAATTTTAGCAGCCACACGACCTTGCCTCTGACTCTTTGAAACACTGAATTTGAAGCTGCAGCAGCGGAGACAAAGTTGAAATATTTGGTTACAAATTGGGACTTTTCTAAATGTTATTGCAATCATGCTAAGAAgctaacataaaaaataaaaattgattgagaAGACTTTAATTACTAGTGTAGAATGAGTTAAACAAGTCGAAGAAAATGAGGATACTCATAAGacatattttaagaatttttcatATCTTCTTTTATGTGTACTGCAAGTTGACTTGCAACTTGCCTGAGTTGTCTTTTGTTGAAACAAGGTCGTACGCTTCATTAGCTGTTAATTAGTGAGAAACCATGGATTAAACatcaaatgaaattattagTTAATTATCAACTTAGCTCAGAATGTTTACGTGTTCTACTACTATATTTCATCGTGTACCAAATCATGAAGtaaggaaatataaaaagcaataacacatgatttggTTACGATGTAAAAAACTGACATAGCAACTAtttaattaaaggaaaaatcACTCTAAGTATACAAAGAcaatcacttaaaaaattaatttactatgAAGAAACGGTACGGGTTATAAATAGTTAGAagttacataaaaaatttggtGGATAAATTTGTGTTAATAAAAGTCTCATATGAAAATgatgttaaataaaatacaaattctcACCTTAATAAATTGCGACAAAACTATGTATTAGTGGCAAAGCGCATATCCTAAGGCAGTGTACTGTGGGTGGAGATGTTGGGCTAGACGATTAGGCATCTTCCTGAATTTCTCTGACTAATGTCTGTGTTTTGTTGCTCTTTTCGTCTCTCGTGTATGTCCATTAGCATTGTCAATCTATATTATTGATCAATTAATTGTCACTATCCTAAAAGTCTAAGTTAAtaggaaatccaaaatatcttaaATTCATGCAAAATGGTGAATTTGATTTACTTATTGAATATTTTAGTAGTTATATTATTAACCAAGGAAAACAAAGACAACGTGAAGTCTAGCGCCCAACTCAAGACTATTTGTTATAGtatcacaaatcacaatgaaCTACCAATTATTCTAAACCCAACACTGATGGAATTGTCAATGATTTTTTAAGTTGTGAAggaaaattaagggaaaaaaggACGGGAGAAGATGGAAttgtcaaaataataaattatagtaaATTCCATGCATCCTCCACCCCGGGTCACATGCTTTGAATTGAATTGGTCAATGacaatttaatcacttaatcaatttatatacagtataataataataattaaccaaAGAAAAGTAATGTACAAAAGGACGAAGACGAAGTGGAGGAAGGAATTgttgaaataataaaatgtataaaatattaGTGACGATTATAAGAGGTACGAAAATCTGGAATTACAGGATTACAAAAGTTGGTCAGAATTCAGAAAcctttgaaaattacatgggCTGGCCTTGAATCGAGGTTGGTCAGAAACCATTGAAAAGTTTCTATGTTCTAATGAGGCTATGCGAAGGATCTTTTCTTTGATCTAGAATAGGCCCATTTGGACTAGGGGCCGCCCAAAAGGCAAATGGCCCATTGTTTGGTTATAAAGAACAACTCCATCTAGCTAGTAATATTTTGTTTAGGTTATAATGAACATGTTTTACAAGtcatttgaattttaacatGAGAGAAAGTCtataaacttcaaaattttgacaaaaaattttactctgATTGATGCTCAGATTATTagtgataagtaaaaaagtagTGCTAGTAGTGGACCCAAACAAGAACCagtaaaaatttgtcaactcaactattatgaaattttttgtgtatgtaACATTGTTATTAACATAAATTCAGTTTTTGGTTTGGGTGTGCAGTGGTGGCATGGTCCATAGCCCCTAATGAAATGGGGCAGAAGAGAAGGGACACAAGTTTTGTATTACTTTTGACCCcaatagtatatataaaatttgtttaggTACAgcttatttaattgaaattgaaaactttttgttgaaagtactgtaggtAAAATTAAAAGGTAGTTGAAATTGTATattgagactcatgaatagtaccaaaaaatgcaatgaaactcatgaatagaagcaaaaataagctaaataataaaaaaaaaattgactttttaaacCATGTCAAACACAATCATACTTGACTTTGAGTAGTTCCTAGTTGTTGTTGATAGAgttgttatattatttaagaCCTACCAACTTCAAATGGAATATGGAATACAGCGATGTCCTTTCCAATTTCCACCATAAATTGGGACAGGATTAGGTTGAGGCCAGTAAGTACACATATCAAAATTGAGAGTTAGGGGTCCCCATTGAATCCTCTAGATCTAGTGAGGATGATGCTTTCTCTCAAATGTTTCTACGAATTCgatctatatatatatcacaataTATGGCTTCCTAGATGTACCCAAAAACATTTGTTACCATCCATTATCACCAAACATTGAATATATATCTGgatttcactttctttttccaGACAAGTACGGAGGGAACTAATTGCACGATTTTTCGCACAAGTTGACCTGATGAACACTGTAATGTGCACGAGTTGGGCAATGTGCTTAAATTGTCAATTTGCTTTGACGAAACCATCTTGCatttttattgaatgtaaaGTCATATGCTTTCTTTCCCCTAAACAGTTGAAATAtagacttttttcttttcttttacaagGATAAATATAAAGCACTCCAATCAAATAGGAACATTATTTTCCTAAAAGAAAGACAAGATATCAACTAGGAGGTCACCTTAAATAAaggtgttaggttctaaatatttagaacaatTGACAAATCGTGAACaaaaacttgtctagatatagatcttagagtctatagatattattagacaatgttcaaggtgattcaagttaagattcaagaacatacaagctgcagaaaaaagatttcataatctgcctggttcgattgatcgaaagacAAGCTCGACTGAttgaaagtcgtatctgcagaattttaattaagttcaaacagcagttcaagcccattaaggattagggtttctaatctacttctcccagtatataaaggaaaccctaaacacgtttttataaggctttttagagagagaagagtgtgtctgttttgtatttagggttttgtttctaaaaagctctcttatattttctaccggtgttattacttgaagaatttcaagatccggtgttgtagaagttgctgccttctcttgtcatcaaaggtgctgatgatctaaaccttcaagggtggtcttggagtcacaaacattagag
The sequence above is drawn from the Quercus lobata isolate SW786 chromosome 12, ValleyOak3.0 Primary Assembly, whole genome shotgun sequence genome and encodes:
- the LOC115972061 gene encoding transcription factor MYB108, coding for MDFHVRACGSAKLGVGEEDMDIRRGPWTAEEDTLLMNHITLHGEGRWNSVARCAGLKRTGKSCRLRWLNYLRPDVRRGNITLKEQLLILELHSQWGNRWSKIAQYLPGRTDNEIKNYWRTRVQKQAKQLKCDVNSKQFRDAMRYVWIPRLMERIRATSESHSDQPTMEYSTTTDCGGVTLDPGQVHASGSDPIDPYFMPAVSSGTPSDSSEAQISDLTECYDFSGSNYPNESTNGSGFCPQGVDIQQAFEHGFGGGDTLDSLWNEENLSFLQQQLCDEI